The uncultured Hyphomonas sp. genome includes a window with the following:
- a CDS encoding aminotransferase class V-fold PLP-dependent enzyme, protein MTDPLDRARFHAAQWLDNLSTCPAGAQASAAELRAALAGPLPETGRDAAAIIDDLAARATPGLNANASGRFFAWVMAGSLPSATAADWLVSAWDQNVGLFSVAPAAAMIEEITGEWLKDLFDLPREASFAFTTGCQMAHVTALAAARHRVLANAGWNVEEDGLFGAPAIRVLTSRNRHGSVDSAIRYLGIGQSNIVDVDTGPMGDMQLEDLEQKLSHYDGPIILCLNAADLNVGTFDDFAALIPVARAAGAWVHVDGAFGLFARVSEQLRPLTEGIELADSWATDGHKWLNVPYDCGIAFVRDAEAHRAAMALGAAYLSPSREARDPNDWNLELSRRARAIPVYAALQELGRQGVADLIDRCCEHCRALVSGIGSLPGARALNDPVLNQGLVRFERAGASPAENDAFTDEIIARVNATGEAFFSPTTWNGHRAMRISVVSWRTNEEDVARTIAAVKQALSDAGA, encoded by the coding sequence ATGACTGACCCGCTCGATCGCGCCCGGTTCCACGCGGCACAATGGCTGGACAATCTCTCCACCTGCCCCGCCGGGGCACAGGCGAGCGCGGCAGAGCTGCGCGCGGCCTTGGCCGGCCCCCTTCCGGAAACCGGCCGCGACGCTGCCGCCATCATCGACGATCTGGCCGCCAGGGCCACGCCGGGTCTTAACGCCAATGCCAGCGGGCGCTTCTTCGCCTGGGTCATGGCCGGGTCTCTGCCCTCTGCCACGGCAGCAGACTGGCTGGTCTCGGCCTGGGATCAGAATGTCGGCCTGTTCTCGGTCGCCCCGGCTGCTGCGATGATCGAGGAGATCACGGGCGAATGGCTGAAGGATCTGTTCGACCTGCCGCGTGAGGCCTCCTTCGCCTTCACGACGGGGTGCCAGATGGCGCATGTCACAGCGCTCGCCGCTGCACGTCACCGCGTGCTGGCCAATGCCGGCTGGAATGTGGAGGAAGACGGCCTCTTCGGCGCGCCCGCGATCCGCGTGCTGACCAGCCGCAACCGGCATGGCTCCGTCGATTCCGCCATCCGCTATCTCGGCATCGGCCAGTCCAACATTGTCGACGTGGACACTGGCCCGATGGGCGACATGCAGCTGGAAGACCTGGAGCAAAAGCTCTCCCATTATGACGGGCCGATCATTCTCTGCCTGAACGCAGCAGACCTGAATGTCGGCACGTTCGACGATTTCGCCGCGCTGATCCCGGTGGCACGGGCGGCAGGCGCCTGGGTGCATGTCGATGGCGCCTTCGGCCTGTTCGCGCGGGTGAGCGAGCAGCTGCGCCCGCTGACCGAAGGGATCGAGCTTGCCGACAGCTGGGCGACCGACGGCCATAAATGGCTGAACGTGCCCTATGATTGCGGCATTGCCTTTGTGCGGGATGCCGAGGCCCACCGCGCCGCCATGGCGCTGGGCGCGGCCTATCTCTCCCCCAGCCGGGAAGCGCGCGACCCGAATGACTGGAACCTCGAACTCTCCCGCCGGGCCCGGGCGATCCCCGTCTATGCGGCGCTGCAGGAACTTGGGCGGCAAGGCGTGGCCGATCTGATCGACCGCTGCTGCGAGCATTGCCGGGCGCTGGTTTCCGGTATCGGCTCTTTGCCCGGCGCGCGAGCGCTGAACGATCCGGTCCTCAATCAGGGCCTCGTCCGCTTCGAACGGGCGGGCGCCAGCCCGGCAGAGAATGACGCCTTCACCGACGAGATCATCGCCCGCGTCAATGCGACCGGCGAAGCCTTCTTCTCCCCCACCACCTGGAATGGCCATCGCGCCATGCGGATCAGCGTCGTCAGCTGGCGGACGAATGAGGAAGACGTGGCGCGGACGATTGCAGCGGTGAAACAGGCGCTGTCAGACGCAGGCGCTTAG
- a CDS encoding SRPBCC domain-containing protein, whose product MPACNTHEASRIVFAPEETVYGAMTDLDQIRVWLLPDGEDICIDTFDLRPGGRFRVSFGRGGDCPVQAINGRFIDIVRDQQIVQALELESPLRGFTGTMRLIWSLEDVPEGTCLRVTACDMPPGLDAEWLTGQFEATLDRLGLLIERMPSASIIYSEAGAQPC is encoded by the coding sequence ATGCCTGCCTGCAACACTCATGAAGCCTCCCGTATTGTCTTTGCGCCGGAAGAGACGGTCTATGGCGCGATGACAGACCTTGACCAGATCAGGGTCTGGCTGTTGCCGGATGGCGAAGACATCTGCATCGATACGTTCGATTTGCGGCCCGGCGGGCGCTTTCGCGTCAGTTTCGGCCGCGGGGGAGACTGCCCCGTTCAGGCCATCAATGGCCGGTTCATCGATATTGTCCGTGACCAGCAGATTGTGCAGGCCCTGGAACTCGAATCCCCCCTGCGGGGCTTTACCGGCACAATGCGCCTCATCTGGAGTCTGGAAGATGTGCCCGAAGGCACCTGCCTGCGCGTTACGGCTTGCGACATGCCGCCCGGCCTCGACGCCGAATGGCTGACCGGCCAGTTCGAAGCGACACTTGACCGGCTGGGATTGCTGATCGAGCGCATGCCCAGCGCCAGCATCATCTATTCCGAAGCCGGCGCGCAGCCTTGCTAA
- the pnp gene encoding polyribonucleotide nucleotidyltransferase, translating into MFNKQSVSLEWAGRTLTIETGQVARQADGAVMVTYGDTVLLATAVFAKEAKPGQDFFPLTVNYQEKYYASGRIPGGYFKREGRPTEKETLTSRLIDRPIRPLFVSGFKHEVQVVLTAVSYDLENDPDVLGMIGASAALVLSGAPFMGPIGAARVGYKDGEYLINPSQMDLEESELDLVVAGTADAVMMVESQAKELSEEVMLGAVVAGHDAMQPVIDAIIDLAEKAAKAPFDFEPVDNSAAIAAIQGVVGADLSAAYKITDKLSRQAAVGEARDKAKAALVGTEEEPGEMSGETFKAAFKATEAAVVRGDILKTGERIDGRKLDQVRPIVAEAGFLPRTHGSSLFTRGETQAICVATLGTSDDEQYIDSLDGTRKENFLLHYNFPPYSVGETGRMGGAGRREIGHGKLAWRALKAVLPDHAEFPYTIRLVSEITESNGSSSMATVCGCSLAMMDAGVPVTRPVSGIAMGLILEGEEFAVLSDILGDEDHLGDMDFKVAGTEVGVTSLQMDIKVAGITKDIMEKALAQANGGRMHILGKMAEALGESRGSLSENAPQMEIIKVPTDKIRDVIGSGGKVIRGIVDESGAKVNIDDDGTVQVSALDRPSIDKALQMIKEIVAEPEVGEIYQGTVVGLKDFGAFVNFFGPKDGLVHVSQMANERVGHPKDVVKEGDKVWVKLLGFDDRGKVRLSMKHVDQETGKEISEDKGGEEE; encoded by the coding sequence ACGGTCCTCCTCGCGACGGCCGTTTTTGCGAAGGAAGCCAAGCCCGGACAGGACTTCTTCCCGCTGACTGTCAACTATCAGGAAAAATACTACGCATCGGGCCGCATCCCCGGCGGCTACTTCAAGCGTGAAGGCCGCCCGACCGAGAAAGAGACGCTGACCTCGCGCCTCATCGACCGCCCGATCCGCCCGCTGTTCGTGTCCGGCTTCAAGCATGAAGTCCAGGTTGTGCTGACGGCTGTGTCCTACGATCTCGAAAACGATCCGGACGTGCTCGGCATGATCGGCGCCTCTGCGGCGCTCGTCCTTTCCGGCGCCCCGTTCATGGGCCCGATCGGCGCCGCCCGCGTCGGCTACAAGGATGGCGAATACCTCATCAACCCGAGCCAGATGGACCTTGAAGAGTCCGAGCTGGACCTCGTCGTCGCCGGTACCGCCGACGCCGTGATGATGGTGGAATCTCAGGCCAAGGAACTTTCCGAGGAAGTCATGCTGGGCGCCGTTGTCGCCGGCCATGACGCCATGCAGCCGGTGATCGACGCGATCATCGACCTCGCCGAGAAAGCCGCCAAGGCCCCGTTCGACTTCGAGCCGGTGGACAATTCCGCCGCCATCGCCGCGATCCAGGGCGTTGTGGGAGCAGACCTGTCCGCCGCCTACAAGATCACCGACAAGCTGTCGCGTCAGGCCGCCGTTGGCGAAGCCCGCGACAAGGCGAAAGCCGCGCTGGTGGGCACCGAAGAAGAGCCGGGTGAAATGTCCGGCGAAACCTTCAAGGCCGCCTTCAAGGCCACCGAGGCCGCTGTGGTCCGCGGGGACATCCTGAAGACCGGCGAGCGCATCGACGGCCGCAAGCTGGATCAGGTTCGCCCGATCGTGGCCGAAGCCGGATTCCTGCCGCGTACGCACGGTTCCTCGCTGTTCACCCGCGGTGAAACGCAGGCGATCTGTGTGGCCACGCTGGGAACGTCCGATGACGAACAGTACATCGACAGCCTCGACGGCACGCGGAAGGAAAACTTCCTGCTGCACTACAACTTCCCGCCATACTCCGTCGGTGAGACCGGCCGGATGGGTGGTGCTGGCCGCCGCGAAATCGGCCACGGCAAGCTCGCCTGGCGCGCGCTGAAAGCTGTCCTGCCGGATCACGCGGAATTCCCATACACGATCCGTCTCGTCTCCGAGATCACCGAGTCCAACGGCTCGTCCTCGATGGCGACGGTCTGCGGCTGCTCGCTGGCCATGATGGACGCCGGCGTGCCGGTGACCCGTCCGGTCTCCGGTATCGCCATGGGCCTGATCCTGGAAGGCGAAGAGTTCGCCGTCCTCTCCGACATCCTGGGTGACGAAGACCACCTCGGCGACATGGACTTCAAGGTCGCTGGGACCGAAGTCGGCGTGACCTCGCTGCAGATGGACATCAAGGTTGCCGGCATCACCAAGGACATCATGGAGAAAGCCCTCGCTCAGGCGAATGGCGGCCGGATGCACATCCTTGGCAAGATGGCCGAAGCCCTCGGCGAAAGCCGTGGCTCGCTGTCCGAGAATGCTCCGCAGATGGAAATCATCAAAGTGCCGACCGACAAGATCCGCGACGTGATCGGGTCCGGCGGCAAGGTGATCCGCGGTATCGTGGACGAGTCCGGTGCCAAGGTGAACATCGACGATGATGGCACCGTGCAGGTCTCCGCGCTTGACCGCCCGTCCATCGACAAGGCGCTGCAGATGATCAAGGAGATCGTTGCAGAGCCGGAAGTCGGCGAGATCTATCAGGGCACGGTCGTTGGCCTGAAAGACTTCGGCGCCTTCGTGAACTTCTTCGGACCGAAGGACGGCCTCGTCCACGTGTCGCAGATGGCGAACGAGCGCGTTGGCCATCCGAAAGACGTGGTCAAGGAAGGCGACAAGGTCTGGGTCAAGCTGCTCGGCTTCGACGATCGCGGCAAAGTCCGCCTGTCGATGAAACATGTCGACCAGGAGACCGGCAAGGAAATCTCCGAAGACAAGGGCGGCGAAGAGGAATAA